From a single Oscarella lobularis chromosome 20, ooOscLobu1.1, whole genome shotgun sequence genomic region:
- the LOC136198878 gene encoding leucine-rich PPR motif-containing protein, mitochondrial-like, translated as MLPSRFFAAFHRSFSGFPQHNKHLSATSLRVGIARWRSDVTRFSRRPRVAGQLPRANSQRPAKAYQLGNARTQAALRRTFEDLCKEDDISPVSAYSALQNCGRQLVDASPQARIALADQFISTLRSKGVKLDVSHYNALLSVFIDNGHNFSPLEFLTRLQTEGIQPSTQTYQLVLKGFCQQGNLQGAIEILEHIKSLNISLSEPLLAPLVTCNAKSGDMEKARAVFQLIRENGLEPGLESYTALLCAHAERGDMDSVSQVLVEMQSGRVFPTHGAYVRVLESLSKNGHSHLIPQLLEKIRNKQWMGTDLQGLVDSFVASGDFDGALHVLRSLVRMPGSSHRPGQDFYRKLIRKDPAPSLDYLLKVGQQLKTENLHRLAYEDLLYSRFLNRDKDGALIVINEMLTAGIPVRQHYFYPVLASLAEQNDLNGACQVLKLMIDHEITLEVPHFQYVVRAFLGDDKNRANLAQSLLDAFARHDIALGREINSLAQVCCDTNRLDAAAEILTSTDKEMILPQRFLRSTARSGELREGIPVANSSSMKIFKLVAELPETFNTLPYYASQFLLRNTSRLTKSLSPALSCLEAFFSMGVRIEDPRVYSALLKECVFRREMHPFSTILNLMKTHDVPLFPHHHKLTVTMGALEGRSQMAQQAFSKFTESQAADWRVYSDLMVAYGKRKNLPALTRVYEAMLREGFRPSGPAFGYAIVAYLSVGDIQSADRLKEDMEKTYKIGYAVYTSYIEAYSRKGDVAGARKMFDEMIAAEYTPSPFAYQKLIAAHAFHGDHETVLKLMEEMRSADMAVDRQAWSLLIDSYVNSGDVDSAVARAEEAKEKEIKPLLISYIKLLNLAVTKRRADLVEKIASDMKNVMNMNESDLLHVRFFAHVRAGDLEEAEKILQEPNFVGKNRSFSVFANSCARQGETEKILAAMELLKDMDVKLKYRLFAIPLLIAYGKKNDTDGALALLERIKADGVEPTSRFLALLASVLEEAGQDVPYVIPKEDKTAADDTENQD; from the exons ATGCTCCcttctcgtttctttgctgctttCCACCGATCCTTCTCCGGATTCCCGCAGCACAACAAGCACCTCTCAGCCACGTCTTTGCGTGTGGGCATAGCCCGTTGGCGCAGCGATGTCACACGCTTCTCTAGGCGTCCTCGCGTCGCGGGCCAACTACCACGTGCCAACAGCCAGCGTCCAGCGAAGGCGTACCAACTTGGCAACGCACGTACCCAAGCAGCACTGCGTCGCACCTTCGAAGATCTTTGCAAAGAAG ACGACATCTCGCCTGTATCCGCCTACAGTGCTCTGCAGAATTGTGGAAGGCAGCTCGTAGATGCCTCTCCACAGGCCAGAATTGCTCTAGCCGACCAATTTATTAGCACACTCCGATCAAAGG GAGTGAAGTTAGACGTTTCCCATTACAACGCACTTCTGAGCGTCTTCATCGACAACGGTCACAATTTTTCTCCTCTGGAGTTTCTCACGAGACTTCAAACCGAGGGAATTCAACCAAGCACC CAAACCTATCAGCTCGTTCTCAAGGGTTTCTGTCAGCAAGGAAACTTGCAAGGAGCAAT TGAAATACTTGAGCACATCAAGAGTCTTAATATTAGTCTGAGTGAGCCTCTTCTTGCTCCATTGGTCACATGCAACGCCAAATCTGG GGATATGGAAAAAGCAAGGGCAGTGTTTCAACTTATCAG ggAAAACGGTCTTGAGCCGGGCTTAGAGAGCTACACGGCTTTGCTCTGTGCTCACGCTGAACGCGGCGATATGGACTCAGTATCACAG GTTCTAGTCGAAATGCAGTCGGGACGCGTCTTTCCCACGCACGGCGCCTATGTTCGCGTGCTGGAGAGTCTCTCAAAGAACGGCCACTCGCACTTGATCCCTCAGCTTCTCGAGAAGATTCGTAATAAGCAGTGGATGGGAACGG ATTTACAGGGTCTCGTCGACAGTTTCGTCGCCagcggcgatttcgacggcGCTCTGCATGTACTTCGATCTCTCGTCCGCATGCCAGGCTCATCTCATCGTCCAGGACAGGATTTCTACAGGAAGCTCATACGAAAAGATCCG GCTCCGTCATTGGACTATCTTCTCAAAGTTGGACAACAATTGAAAACGGAGAATCTTCACCGTCTCGCCTATGAAGATCTTCTCTACAGCAGATTCCTTAACAGAGATAAAG ATGGAGCCTTGATTGTTATCAACGAAATGCTAACAGCA GGTATCCCTGTGAGACAGCACTACTTTTACCCAGTCTTAGCTTCGCTTGCTGAACAAAATGATCTAAACG GTGCATGCCAAGTCCTCAAACTCATGATCGATCACGAAATAACCTTGGAAGTGCCCCA TTTTCAATATGTCGTGAGAGCTTTCTTGGGAGACGATAAGAATCGTGCCAATTTGGCTCAATCCCTTCTCGACGCCTTCGCAAGGCACGACATCGCGTTGGGCCGCGAAATCAATAGCCTCGCTCAGGTGTGCTGCGATACCAATCGTCTCGACGCGGCAGCGGAAATAC TCACAAGCACCGACAAGGAAATGATACTGCCTCAAAGATTTCTGCGTTCGACTGCTAGGAGTGGAGAATTGAG GGAGGGGATTCCTGTTGCGAATTCTAGTTCAATGAAG ATATTCAAGCTTGTCGCTGAGCTCCCTGAAACATTCAATACTCTAC CTTATTACGCTAGTCAGTTTCTCTTGAGAAATACGAGTCGATTAACGAAGAGCCTTTCGCCGGCCCTGTCGTGTCTGGAAGCGTTCTTTTCTATG GGCGTTAGAATTGAAGATCCACGCGTGTACTCCGCTCTGCTGAAAGAATgcgtctttcgtcgcgaaatGCATCCTTTTTCCACC ATTCTCAATCTCATGAAGACCCACGACGTTCCTCTCTTTCCTCACCATCACAAACTTACCGTAACG ATGGGAGCCCTAGAAGGACGCAGCCAAATGGCCCAGCAAGCCTTTAGCAAATTCACA GAATCTCAGGCAGCTGATTGGAGAGTTTATAGCGACTTGATGGTAGCCTACGGCAAGAGAAAA AACTTGCCTGCTCTAACGAGAGTATACGAGGCAATGCTTAGGGAAGGATTCAG GCCATCTGGGCCTGCCTTTGGCTACGCTATCGTCGCTTATCTAAGCGTCGGAGACATCCAGTCTGCAGATCGTCTGAAAGA AGACATGGAGAAAACGTACAAGATCGGCTACGCAGTCTACACCAGTTACATTGAAGCGTATTCCAGAAAAGGAGACGTTGCTG GCGCTAGAAAGATGTTCGACGAAATGATAGCAGCGGAATACACCCCATCTCCTTTTGCCTATCAAAAGCTCATAGCAGCTCACGCCTTTCACG GTGACCACGAGACCGTCTTGAAGTTAATGGAAGAAATGCGTTCTGCTGACATGGCAGTCGATCGTCAGGCTTGGTCTCTTCTCATTGACTCCTATGTGAATAG TGGAGACGTTGACTCGGCTGTAGCCAGAGCAGAAgaggctaaagaaaaagaaatcaagcCTCTACTCATTTCCTATATAAAACTTCTCAACTTGGCagtgacgaagagaagagccGATTTAGTGGAGAAGA TCGCCAGCGACATGAAAAACGTCATGAACATGAACGAATCCGATTTGCTGCACGTTCGATTCTTCGCTCACGTCCGAGCGGGCGATTTAGAAGAGGCGGAGAAAATTCTCCAA GAGCCCAATTTCGTCGGTAAGAATAGAAGTTTTTCTGTCTTTGCCAATAGCTGTGCTCGTCAAGGAGAA ACTGAGAAGATCCTAGCCGCTATGGAGCTTCTCAAGGACATGgacgtcaaattgaaatACCGACTCTTCGCCATTCCTCTCTTGATTGCCTATG ggaagaaaaacgacaccGATGGGGCTTTGGCTTTGCTTGAACGAATCAAGGCTGATGGCGTCGAGCCGACGTCTCGATTTCTCGCCCTTCTGGCGAGCGTTCTCGAAGAGGCCGGGCAAGACGTTCCCTACGTTATTCCGAAA GAGGACAAAACAGCCGCCGACGACACTGAAAATCAAGACTAA